A region from the Cellvibrio sp. PSBB006 genome encodes:
- a CDS encoding DUF2970 domain-containing protein produces MNHEQKITNTDSDSQPRPAQHWGQIFLSVIAAAVGVQSDKNRERDFTHFSPWPYIFAGIIFMVLFVALIIGVVQLVLP; encoded by the coding sequence ATGAATCATGAGCAAAAAATCACAAACACAGACAGCGACAGTCAGCCACGTCCTGCCCAGCACTGGGGGCAGATATTTCTCAGCGTTATCGCTGCGGCAGTAGGTGTGCAAAGCGACAAGAACCGCGAACGAGACTTTACCCACTTTAGCCCATGGCCTTATATTTTTGCAGGCATTATCTTCATGGTACTCTTCGTTGCTCTTATCATTGGGGTCGTACAACTGGTGCTACCCTAG